ACATCTTCACGCGGCTTCATGCCGTGCGCGCGGCCCTCGACGTGATGGTGCCGGCTCGGTCGGGCAGCATCGTACTGCTGACGACGGATGCCGGCCGCACCCCGACGCCCGGCGAGTCGCTCATCGGTGGGGCGGCAGCAGCGCTGATCTTCATGGTGCGGGCGCTCGGGCGTGAGCTGGCACGCCACCACGTACGCATCAATGCCGTCGCGATCACCCTGACCCGCGACACCCCTGGCTACGACTGGTACGCCTCGCAGGGGGATTCGGACAATGTCCTGGTGCGGGCCTTCAAGAAGCTCGAGCGCGAGGCGCCGTTCGGCCTGAACAGCCCAGAGGATGTCGTCAACGCGATTTCGTTCCTGGCGTCGGATGCCTCGGCCCAGATGAGCGGCGTGACGATGAGCGTGAACGGCGGCGTATCGTTCCCGGGCTGACGGAGCAGGTCATCCACACGTGCGAGCGCTCGCCGAGGCATCTTTCCACACAAGGTCGGAAACAGCCGCCCGGAGGACGGGCGAACCTCAGCGCCCGGTGATGACTGACGTGTCAGCCGGTGACGAGGAATGACAGTACACCGGAGAGGAGGAGACTCACGTACTCCCCCTCTCCGCCCTGTCCTAGCTGACCAGCCGGGCCACGCCTCGCCGCCCGCCGCCGCGTCCGCGCTCGGCCGGCTGTGCGGCCGGCTGGGCCGCCCGCGCCGTGTCGAGGTGGAAGCGGCTCACCAGCGTCCGCAGCTGCTCGGCGGCGTCCGTCAGCTCGTCGGCCTGCGCGGACATCTCGTCGACCTGCGCGCTCATCTCTTCCGCCGACGCCGCCATCTCCTCAGCCGAGCCACTGCTCTGCTCCGCCACTGAGGCGATTGACTCGACGGCCGCACCGACGCCCTGCGCCGACGCCGTCATCTCCTCGGCGGCGGCCATCGCCTCCTCGCCCACGCCCGAGATGGCGGTCATCGCATCGCTCACGTTGCGAGCACGCGTGCTGATCGACTGCGTCGCGTCGGCAATCGACTGCACCTGCTCGACGGTGCCCGCCACCGCTGCCAGAATCTCGGCCAGGGCCTGGCCGGCCTGGTCCGTCTGCGCCGAGCCGTCCTCAACCTTCTGCGCCCCCAGGGCCATCGCGGCGACGGCGTTCTGGGTGCCGCTCTGAACCTCGCGGATCAGGTCCGAGATCGCCTTGGTCTCCCGCTGGGAGCGCTCGGCCAGCTTGCGGACCTCGTCAGCCACCACCGCGAAGCCGCGACCGTGCTCGCCCGCCCGGGCCGCCTCGATGGCCGCGTTGAGGGCAAGGAGGTTGGTCTGCTCGGCGATGTCGTCGATGGTCTCGACCACTGCGCCGATCTTCTCACCCAGCCGTCCCAGCTCCTCGACGCGCCCGGCCGCATCCGAGACCACGTCCCGGATCTCGCGCATGCCAGCCACCGTCCGCTGCACCGCCTCTGCGCCATGCTCGGCCGAGGCCCGCATCTGGAGACTGGAGGCCGCGACGGACTGGGATGTGACGGCGACATGCTCGACGTTCTCGACCATCTCGCTGGTCATCTGCGACGCACCGGAAACCGTCTGCGCCTGCTCCTGCGCGCCCTGGGCCACCTGGTCGATAGCCGTCAGGAGCTGGCTGACCGCCGTATTGGTGACCTGCGCCGAGCCGGACTGCAGCTGCGCGCCGGCCGCCATCTGCTGAATCGCGCCGGTGACCTGCTGCACAGCGGCGCGCGTGTGGGTCGAGACGCTGCCAAGCTGCCCGGACGCCACCGATACGCCGTCCGCCGTCGCCTGTACCTGCCCGAGCAGCGACTGAAGATCGGCGCGGGCCTGCTCGTAACTGTGAATCGTCGCGATGATCTTCGTGCGGAGCAGGCTCGTCGAGGTCGCCATCTGCCCGATCTCATCCTGCCCCATGTCTGGCAGTGGCGGTGTAACCGGCTGGAGCTTCACCGTCAGATCACCGCTCGCGAAGGCCGCCAGACCGTCCGCGAGGCTTGTGGCACAGTGTTCCGCCAGGGATTGCGTCGTGACGCCGACGGCATTCACCGCCCGCAAGAGCGTGTTGGAGATCCAGAGCACTGAAGCCAGCCCAACCACAATGGCCAGGCTGCTGCCCGCCAGAATCTCCCACGTCAGCGACTGCGCCGCCGACACAAACTCCTGCTCGGCCCGCGCAACCGCCTGCCGGTCCGCATCAGTCTGGGCTGTCGCCCTGGCCCGCTCTACAACCACCCGGTTCGCATCTGTCATATGCGCCGTGCCGCTAAGTGTCAGGCCTGTCAGGAGCACCATCATCACCAGTGCGATACCCATCGCACTCAGGAGCTTCCATCGCAGGCCGAGATTCGACCACCGCACCATTTGCCAATCCTCTCACTGAGAATCGGTGCGCCCACAGTGACGGACCGCCCACGGGCAACCCGCGACACCATCACCCACACCACTCGTTCCCCACCAGTCGCCGCCTGCCCCCCGGCACAGCAGTGTCTCGGCCGCACACTACTGCTCTCAGGCTGCTTGTGATGGATCAACGAGGATATTGCGCGCAAGGAGACGGGTGTCATGTGCACGAAATGTCTCAGAATCCTTGCAGATGCAGGCGATGTGCTTGCCTGTCGTATCTGTGCGCGTATCTCACAGATGTAGGCCGTACGCGCCGCCCATCCGATACCGAACGCAGCGCCGTACGGTGTCCGTCGAGATTTCGTTCTGGGGGCGCATTCATCACGGCGATGATCGGTCACCTGACCGATAGCGATCTTTTCCCACGAATGCGTTTTCACCCGATACAACGGTCGCCCGGACGGGTGGTTGGCAGCCATGCGTCGTCGGAGGCCTGGCGGGCTGCCGCCTGACGACGCACTGCAGGACACGGTGTCGGTGGCCGCTCCGGACGGCCGTCGATGCCAGTGATCCCTGCGACTCGCTGGGGAGATGCGTGCTTCAATCGACGCTACGCAGCAGCCCCCTGGACGGCGTCGGGGTGCGGCTCCTCGTGCTCGCTGACCTCGCCTTGTCGAGCTGGCAAACCGTCTTGGATCTTCGATCGCGCGTCGAATATCCGGTCCGGGTAGCCGCATCATGTATCCCAGCCGAGTCTCGGACTCCTGGTCTACGCGCCTCCTGGAGTCGACGTGGGTTGGACGGAACATGCAGCGCCGCCAGACAGGATAGGTAGAAGATCTGGACAGGCGAAACGTGCAGGGCACGGTTGCACTGGCGAATGCACAGGATGCACTCTGGCGATTGCGCTGTCGATTCCTCCGGTTCATGGTGCTGACAAAGCCAGAGGGCCGTCAGAAGATTGTGGCTGACAGACCGCGCCTGTACACGATCTTTCAAGACAAGGCGTACACGCGTGCGCGGCCCGAGGATACGAGGCCTTCTCCCGTCGCAGCGCTGGAGAACGTTGCTTTGTCAGGGACGCCATGCTACAACGGTTTGGCTGTCCTGGCGTCGCTGTCCTGACGCAACACAGCGTGGAGAGGGCCGCCGAGGTGGGTGGCCTTCACGACTCGATGGAGGTCCATCCGCATGGCGAAGACGCGCGGAACATCTCGCGGCATCTCGCGCCGTACCCTCTTGATCCAGGGGGCGTTCGGGCTGGGAGGGGTGAGCCTGCTGGCCGCCTGTGCCCCGTCCGGGCCGGCTGCCAAGCCGGCCGAAGCGCCCAAGCCGACCCAGGCCGCGGCGCCGGCAGCCACTACGGCCCCCGCCGCTGCCAGCAAGCCGACCGAGGCTGCGAAGCCTGCCGAAGCGGCCAAGCCCGCCGCGGCTGCCGCGCCAACCGAGGCAGCGAAGCCCGCCGCGGCTGCCGCGCCGGCC
The Chloroflexota bacterium genome window above contains:
- a CDS encoding SDR family oxidoreductase; translated protein: MADVPVNGPRELRTDLTGKVTLVTGGTAGIGRAAVLAMARNGADVGILARDPAPALELVEEIEALGRRGLVLPADLTSYDEVRTAVEMTVEEFGKLDILVGSGGAGLHTPARPFHEIDPSYYLNYVQTHIFTRLHAVRAALDVMVPARSGSIVLLTTDAGRTPTPGESLIGGAAAALIFMVRALGRELARHHVRINAVAITLTRDTPGYDWYASQGDSDNVLVRAFKKLEREAPFGLNSPEDVVNAISFLASDASAQMSGVTMSVNGGVSFPG